DNA from Archaeoglobus veneficus SNP6:
CCCACAAGACTTAACAGGTTCAAAAAGATGTCTTTTGAGATGAGCGTCCTTCAGACTTTCACCGGTTAAAACAACCCTTTAGATTTGGTCTTACAACTTTTTCAGGAATACTCTCAAGTTCGCTGAACATCCTACTTCGATACCTATTGTTTTTCCTGTTCTCCTTCCATGTGCGAAGGTCAGGCAGCGGCTTGTTGTCGAAGAAGAACGGCAGGATAGTTCTACCCATAAGGTTAAGTTTGACTTAAAATTATAAATTTTTCTTTTTGCTTCTACATAGGCGACCGAATTGCTACTTCCACCTCTCAACCACCTCAAATACACCTCCCGCGACTTTGATGACCTTGCCCGCTGCGACCTCGGGGATCCCTGATGGGGGCCGTAGCCACTAATACCTCAACTTACCGATAGGAATTTTGCATTAATTGCCACTATCACTGTGCTGAGAGACATGAGAATTGCTCCTACTGCCGGAGTTAGAATTACTCCAGCGGAGTAGAGAATTCCTGCTGCGAGGGGTATGGCAATTGCGTTGTATCCTGTTGCCCATAACAGGTTCTGGAACATCTTCCTGTAAGTTGCCTTTGAGAGGGTGATTATGTCCACAACATCCCTCGGATCGTTTCTGACCAGTATTATGTCAGCCGTTTCAATGGCAACATCGGTTCCAGCCCCTATCGCTATACCCACATCAGCCTGGGCCAGAGCGGGGGCATCGTTCACACCATCGCCAACCATGGCAACGGTAAGGCCCTGATCCTGAACTTTTTTGATCATCTCAGCCTTCTCGTGGGGTAACACTTCAGCAAAGAAGTCATCAAGTTCCAGTTCTTTAGCAACCCAGTTTGCAACGAATCTGTTGTCTCCGGTTAGCATCATACACTTTATTCCCATTGATCTGAGTTTTTTAACAGCCTCTCTCGATTCAGGCCTGATTCTATCTGCCAGAGCTATAGCGCCCAGTACAGCATCATTTTCCATAACGAAAACAACCGTTTTGCCCTCGCCTGCAATTCTCTCTATTCGTTCGTCTTCGATGCTGATTCTATTCTCCTTCAGGTATCCTGGACTTACTATTCTGAACGTTCTGCCGTTAACAACTCCCTCCACACCTTTGCCCGGTATCGCCCTGAACTCTTCGACGTCTTTGATCTCTATGCCTCTCTCCTTTGCACTTTCCACAATACCTTTTGCTATGGGGTGCTCGGATCTAATTTCCAGCGATGCAGCAATACCAAGAATTTCATCCTCGTTCACATCTGAAAAGGTGATGACGTCGGTTACACCAAATCTACCCTCGGTAAGTGTTCCTGTTTTATCAAAAACAACAGCTTGAAGATCTTTTGCCCTCTCAAAGGCACTTCTATCTCTTATGAGTAGCCCACTTCTGGCTGCGAGGGATGTTGATACTGCCACAACAAGCGGGACTGCAAGTCCCAAAGCATGAGGACAGGCAATAACCATGACGGTTACAGCCCTCTCAATGGCAAACGCAAGATCGGCATAATTCAGCCATACAAGAAGAGTAATCAGCCCTGCACTGAGAGCAACAATGGTAAGAACGAATGCTGCCCTATTCGCAAGATCCTGAGTTTTGGATCTGCTTTCCTGGGCCTGTCTAACAAGTTCTATAACCTGCGAAAGGTAGCTGTCCTTCCCAACCTTCCTGACCTCAACCACTATAGAGCCCTCGCCATTTATCGAACCGCCTATGACCTCATCTCCCGGCTTCTTCTCCACAGGCTTTGACTCTCCTGTCAGCATAGCCTCGTTTACTGTTGTTATTCCTTCAACCACAACCCCATCTACCGGGATCTTCTCCCCTGGCTTCACGATAACTCTGTCCCCAGGCTTGAGTTCATTAATTGGAACATCTACTATTTCGCCATCTTTCATGAGGTGGGCATGTGAAGGCATCAGCTTGACCATTTCTTCCAGGGCCCTTGAAGCCCCAAGAACAGACTTCATCTCCACCCAGTGTCCCAGAAGCATGATGTCAATAAGCGTTGCAAGTTCCCAGAAGAACACCTTACCTTTCAAGCCAAAAACCACAGCCGAGCTGTAAAAGTAGGCAACGCTTATGGCAACCGCAACGAGGGTCATCATTCCCGGATTTTTCTTCCTAAGTTCGTCAACGAGCCCCTTTAAGAATGGATAGCCTCCGTAGAAATACACCAGAGATGAGAGAACGAAGAGAATGACGAAATCACCAGCAAACGATATTCTGAATCCGAAAATAGACTGGATTAAGGGTGATAGAAGGAGTATGGGTATGGTAAGAATAGAGGATATTATGAACCTCTTCTTGAAGTCTTCTGCCATGTGTGCGTGATGATCGTGTGCTTCATGCCCTGCATGCCCCTTACCCATGTCGTGCTTCATGCCTTCGTGAGCGTGATCTTCCTCCATTTTCCTCATTTCGTGCTCATGTTCGTGTTGCATCTTGTGATCCATCCCATGTTCGTGATCGTGTCCGTGGGTCTCGTGTTTGTGATTTCCATGTGCATGCTCCTTTTTGTCGTGCACTCTACTCACCTCCTTCAAGCTCCTTCTTCATCCTGAGGTACTCTTCTCTGTTTATCTCTCCCCTTGCATATCGCTCATCCAGGATCTCCAGTGCTCTTTTTCCCGTTGCAGGCCTCTCCTCCCTCATGACGAGGTAGAGTATC
Protein-coding regions in this window:
- a CDS encoding heavy metal translocating P-type ATPase, translating into MDHKMQHEHEHEMRKMEEDHAHEGMKHDMGKGHAGHEAHDHHAHMAEDFKKRFIISSILTIPILLLSPLIQSIFGFRISFAGDFVILFVLSSLVYFYGGYPFLKGLVDELRKKNPGMMTLVAVAISVAYFYSSAVVFGLKGKVFFWELATLIDIMLLGHWVEMKSVLGASRALEEMVKLMPSHAHLMKDGEIVDVPINELKPGDRVIVKPGEKIPVDGVVVEGITTVNEAMLTGESKPVEKKPGDEVIGGSINGEGSIVVEVRKVGKDSYLSQVIELVRQAQESRSKTQDLANRAAFVLTIVALSAGLITLLVWLNYADLAFAIERAVTVMVIACPHALGLAVPLVVAVSTSLAARSGLLIRDRSAFERAKDLQAVVFDKTGTLTEGRFGVTDVITFSDVNEDEILGIAASLEIRSEHPIAKGIVESAKERGIEIKDVEEFRAIPGKGVEGVVNGRTFRIVSPGYLKENRISIEDERIERIAGEGKTVVFVMENDAVLGAIALADRIRPESREAVKKLRSMGIKCMMLTGDNRFVANWVAKELELDDFFAEVLPHEKAEMIKKVQDQGLTVAMVGDGVNDAPALAQADVGIAIGAGTDVAIETADIILVRNDPRDVVDIITLSKATYRKMFQNLLWATGYNAIAIPLAAGILYSAGVILTPAVGAILMSLSTVIVAINAKFLSVS